From Crassostrea angulata isolate pt1a10 unplaced genomic scaffold, ASM2561291v2 HiC_scaffold_158, whole genome shotgun sequence, a single genomic window includes:
- the LOC128169596 gene encoding D-beta-hydroxybutyrate dehydrogenase, mitochondrial-like: MRVAEFIGLQLFESAYLFVLFCIPIVVAQKYIGTIVLLILISLAISTLLKKLFYKPVDIKGQGVLITGCDTGFGNAFAMRLGAMGFTVFAGCLNPESEGAKRLKEEASGQIHVLKMDINSDADVKSVLDYVNETHKSSGCGLWALVNNAGVNFLGDIDFCTMDMYHRIMNVNLFGMVRTTKTFLPLLRKSKGRVVNVTSVRGRCVFPVASAYSMAKYAGEAFSDGLRLEMRKFGVKVVVVEPGNFGGATGMLNEKSLAIMRRDFDTMWAEAGEEVRETYGKEYLDRLFEGAKGTSATSYPTLAPVLDALEDAVVNQNPRIRYLVDGGSGLMDEFCWLARLNSFLPEPVMDWVVSRLLSRELPPLKSSTQ; encoded by the exons atGAGGGTTGCAGAGTTCATCGGGTTACAGCTCTTTGAGTCAGCCTACCTATTTGTGCTGTTCTGCATCCCAATAGTAGTGGCACAGAAATACATTGGAACAATTGTCTTGTTAATTCTAATTTCCTTGGCAATATCAACATTGTTGAAAAAACTATTTTACAAGCCAGTAGACATAAAAGGACAAGGAGTGCTCATCACCGGCTGTGATACAG GATTTGGAAATGCCTTTGCCATGAGACTGGGTGCGATGGGGTTTACAGTATTTGCAGGCTGCTTAAACCCCGAGAGTGAGGGAGCAAAGAGGCTAAAGGAAGAAGCATCTGGACAGATCCATGTTCTAAAAATGGATATCAACAGTGATGCTGATGTTAAGTCAGTCCTGGATTATGTAAATGAAACACATAAGTCCTCAGGCTGTG GGTTATGGGCACTGGTCAACAATGCAGGAGTCAATTTTCTTGGGGACATTGACTTTTGTACAATGGATATGTACCACAGAATCATGAATGTCAATTTATTTGGAATGGTTAGAACTACAAAAACTTTCCTACCACTCTTAAGGAAAAGCAAAG gGCGAGTAGTAAATGTGACCAGTGTCAGGGGGCGCTGTGTGTTTCCTGTAGCTTCAGCGTATTCAATGGCCAAGTATGCAGGGGAAGCCTTCTCTGATGGCCTGAGGCTGGAGATGAGGAAGTTTGGGGTAAAAGTTGTGGTAGTTGAGCCGGGAAACTTTGGAGGAGCTACTGgaatgttaaatgaaaaatct TTAGCCATCATGAGGCGAGACTTTGACACAATGTGGGCGGAGGCGGGAGAAGAGGTGAGAGAAACGTATGGTAAGGAGTACCTGGATCGCCTGTTTGAGGGAGCCAAGGGAACCTCAGCCACCTCCTACCCCACCCTGGCCCCCGTCCTGGATGCCTTAGAGGATGCAGTGGTTAACCAGAATCCTCGGATACGATACCTCGTGGATGGGGGGAGTGGCCTCATGGATGAATTCTGT TGGCTGGCCAGGCTGAACTCCTTCCTACCAGAGCCAGTGATGGACTGGGTTGTATCCAGACTGCTGTCGCGAGAGCTTCCTCCTCTGAAGTCTTCCACACAGTAG